Genomic DNA from Lactuca sativa cultivar Salinas chromosome 8, Lsat_Salinas_v11, whole genome shotgun sequence:
TGATATTCTgtcatttttctttaaaaaaattaattaaaaagtaaACGATAAACTAAATCAAATTTTAGGATTTTTTAAGagaatttttaaaaattataaatgtgCGGAATAGTCTAGCAAAAAGGGTATTATTTGGAGTGCTCAATTAATTAAACCACGTGTCTAATCCACTCTCCAACCAACCCTACTGGCTAAAACGCTAAAACTAGATGGTAGCCATTCATGCAAGCATGTAATTACGGAAAACTTAGACATCCAATAGCCCTACTTCGCTTACCACACTAACTACCCAACTCTCTCTATTATAAATACCTTGCTTTCTCCAATGAAATTAATCACACATTTAGAGAATCTTTTACACAAAGAGAGGAAGACCGCTCGAAGACTTAGTCAGGTGCTTCCCTTCTCCAATGATCTTCATAATTCATATAAAACTCTACGCAACTTTATATCGGCAATGATATATGTGAAGTAGATACACGTAAAATACAGAGTCAAAAGGTATCCATGCAATTAACCACATGCATGTTCGTCCTGCTGTTATTTTTCCTATTCACGAGTTCATTCTCTCATTACTAACAAGAATTGGAACTTAAATCAGATTGCATGACTATATATGCACCATTTTTCTTAATGCAGGTCACTGTAAAACATGGTCACAGGTGGGCAAATGTCAAAAACATCAAAAGGAAGCAAAAATTACGATGAGGGGCCCCTCCAACGAGCCCCTTACAAAAAACCACCATTCACAATTGGGGATCTCAAGAAAGCAATCCCACCTCATTGTTTTAATCGCTCCATCCTTCGCTCTTTCAGTTACCTTTTATACGACCTAACTATTTCCTTCATCTTGTACTACCTCGCCTCTCGTTACATCCACCTCCTCCCCCGCAACCTCTCCTGTCTCGCATGGCCTGTTTACTGGTTCTTTCAATCCTCTGTCGTAGGTGGTGTTTGGGTCATAGCACATGAATGTGGCCACCACGCCTTCAGTAACTACCAATGGGTCGATGACACCGTTGGGTTTCTGCTACATTCTGCTCTCCTTGTCCCTTATTTCTCTTGGAAATACAGTCACCGCCGCCACCATTCCAACACCGCTTCACTTGAACGTGAAGAAGTCTTCGTCCCTAAACTAAAATCTAATCTCCCTTCATTAGTTGTCTACCTAAACAACCCACCAGGTCGAGTCCTTTATATCTTGTTCATCCACACCCTAGGCTGGCCTCTGTACCTAATGTTCAACTATGGTGGCAGGAACTACGATAGGTTTGCATGCCACTTTTACCCAAACAGCCCTATTTACTCCAAAAGTGAACGTGCTCAGATCATTGTTTCTGATGTTGGGATCGTTATTGTCACTTACTTCCTCTACAATCTAGTAATGACCAAGGGGCTCACAATAGTGCTCTGTACGTATGGCGTGCCACTGCTCATTGTCAACATTTCACTTATTTGTGTTACATTTTTGCATCACACGCACTCTTCATTGCCCCACTATGATTCAACGGAATGGGATTGGCTGAGGGGAGCTCTTGCAACAGTCGATAGAGATTATGGGATCTTGAACATAACAGGCCACAACATCACTAATACTCACGTCATCCATCATTTATTCCCGAAAATACCTCATTATCATGCAATGGAAGCCACGAAAGCAATCAAGCCCATATTGAAAGATTATTACAGGTTTGATGACACACCGATTCTGAAAGCCTTATACAGAGAAGCAAAAGAATGCGTATATGTTAAATCAGATGATAATGAAAAGGCCAAGGGTGTCTTCTGGTTTGACAATAAGTTTTAATCACGGGAGATTGTATAATTGTATTTCCCAAATAAGAAGTTGAAGCCTATATTGCTTAGTAATTTTAGATTTGTGTTTGTTTTCTATGCATCTAAAATCGACTTTAGACTTTagattatatataataaaatgaataatttgTTACTACATCCTGTAATTATTTGCTTAAATGGCTCTTCACTTCTACTATGGTAAGAGTTGATCAAGAAAATCATTTATTTACTATGCCAAACTCAACCTGTCATAAACCTTCCTGTTTCTCAGGTCTATTTCTTGCCATCTTCTTTATCATTTTTAAAAGGGAAGACTGAACATAAACATTCATATATCATTCCTGATCCCAGTAATAGTAAGTTGTGGATTTCCATTTTAGGAAACCAACATGGCCAGTTCCGAGGATTCAAATGGTTAAGACGAGCCGGAAAAAAGGCTCTTAGGCAGTTGTGGATCCAGGATGAAAGTAAAGGGGAGTAAAGGGGTATAAATTTTTCAGAAAAAAATTACACTACTGAAAAAAGAAAttcgaaaaaaaaattacactcctgaaatatttttgaagGGCATCCCGGGCTACCTACACTACTGAAATATTTTTGAAGGGCATCCCGGGCTACCCCAGGAACCACCTAGATCCACCTATGCCCTTATGCCTTAACATGTAATGAATAAATTAAAGAATTTGATAATCTGATAATGGCATGGAATAATCTATTTTCTCATTAATGCTTCCACAAATGACAAGCAAGTaaaacaacaatgataacatatataattataaatCAAAAGTTCCTTAAAAGGACTAGACGTCTAGACTTTAGacccaaagaaaaaaaaatgctaCAGCTTAGTATTTAATATGAATGGATTAAATTTATCTAATAAATACTTATTTTCATAAGTCTCTTTCAATTTTCAATGGGAAGGAGGTTTTCAATAATCCAAAAGAAGTTTCTATTGTAAGATTTCCAATTTACCCTCaaccttttataaatatgatACGTATCAAGTAAcgggtcatgcttcgaaccccaaagcCTTAATCACACAAGAACAGACAGAGAGGCTCTAACACATCCCTCAACGTGCGGCTAGTCACAATCTCAACATGTGCCACTATTGATGCTTCCCGTATTCGACACAATAACCAAAATCCTCATTCCTTGTGCATCCTTAGTCCATACCGCGAATAGAACTGCTCTCCACTTTCTTGGGGTATGGAAGTCCTCCTTATTTTTGTGTCCGGAATCGTCCCCATTACTTCAAGCGGTTCTCCCCCACTCTTATTCATCTACTCTTTGCCAACCTTCTAATGCCAATGAATGTTAAATCCTTCACCAAAACGGACGGATCTCCAATCCGATAACCTACTTACCGAAAGGTTGATGCACTCTAAACATTTCCAACAGACACAAGTTAGATCCTATTGACAATCCCAACGATTGAACACACTCATGCGGCCAATTCATCTTGATAGATTTAgctcaaccatgcatgagtttatAGTCATAATGTGTGTCTTGGGTCTCTTTAATCCATGCAAAGGATTCAAGTTAACGAGTTTATCATTTAAGACATTCCCAAGAGCTATCTGTATGATTTGGACATTTGGAATTAAGGAATTAAGTGATTAATGTGACTTATAGTCATCAAGGGAGTACGTTGTGCATAAATTGGCATACACTCAACGTAACGCGAGTTAGCCTTGTTCTCCTTTTGTTGTTGAAGCTCGTATGTTGGGCTTAAGAGGGCAGTATACCTAGTGTACTCACCAAAAGATCTTTGGGCCATTATTTAGGAATTGGGTGTTTATAGGTTTGGGCAATTGTCGGGGCTTAGGTCTTTATAGGTTTGGGCCATTGTTGGGCTTAGGTCTTTATGGGTTTGGATCATTGTTAGGCCTTACGTCTTTATAGGtttgtgtcacaactagcatttttgctaggaaattctactctcatgcatggactaggattctcttattgggtctAATGGACCATAAAATCTCCAACTTCACCATCTTGGGCCTAGAAACCCTAAATGGGCTCTAACTGGACCCACCTTCATGAAACATAACATTTTGagccataatgggcctaaaataAATTTGTTTGCCTTTAATGGGCCTATTAGGCCATAACAACtcaaattagccctaatgggctaTAACCCATTCTTTTAAGCCATATTGGGTCAGAAACCACCTTAAGAGCTCCATGAGCCGAAAATAAATTTTTGGGCCTTATGATTTCAAGGAAAGACCAAGATTGGGCCCAAAGTAATTTTTTTACCTCTCTAGCCCAATTCTCGGccatagataaataaataaaaaatggagAAAGAATGGATAAATGAAGATTAAACATGCATATGACAACTCATGTTTAACCACCATATAACTATGGTAGCATCTCATGTTTCAAGACTAGGTATTACCTCACAAATAACAAGATTATGATCTCTCTCTCCCTTCTCTCCATACTCTCGGCCAAACCCTCTCACCACCtccatttttctttcaaaaactctctcaaacactctcaaaaacctcttccttcttccatcaaaaatctcgagtttggTGTGTAGTTTCAAGGGGATCTTCACCTAGATCATtatctttggtaagtttttcattTAGATCTATGATTTTACTGCTTGATCCATccaaaaatctcctcttacaCCATACTTTCGTGAATCATACTCTTATAGTACCATAGAGCTCGAAAATCATCTCCATAACACATCTAGGGCCGAGATCTCTCcacttcttcatcaaaaccgaaatccaaacccaaggtgagcttcataccccctaattttcggtttttataagtttttttggggtagaatacaagaaaatgtgtagatctatgagtgtacgtatgctttgtgtgatttctatgtttatttacatattcttatgtgattatggtgttggatctagtcaaaaaggaactcaaaaccgagatctacattatgttgaatgaaataagtataaatcatattatttcatacaaatcaactctagaaaattaaccaagttggttaatatgaactcctttgggctaaaatcccatttttggactttaaatgttaaaaatataaagttaaagggcccaaaatgtcaaaatacaaattctgatggttgaggtgagttaaaacagtttaaaaaatatattttctggaaaattactcttttgtaggactaaaatggaaatttttaaacctaatgggccaaaaatgcacttttcggcccaacaaggcccaaattgcgagattttcaaactagaggggctgaatcaataacgaatccgaaCTTAATAACACGACGCTACTTCAATAGacacgtgggaatacaccagacgtcgatacaccatctttgggctcgaaagtttcaaatcgtgcttgttgggcctagctagcccaatgagatgatctttaggcccgaaggaaactcgcttacatgttgttgggtcttatatgacctaattccatgtaaaaggactttcactggcttttgtgctgttgggccccaagggtcttttagtactgctagcaaagtcgagaattcaccaatgcgagtcaggccaagggcctttcgcattcacgatagccttgaacgacttatggaaatagcgggggcttcgcaccctcttttctcctcggttgtggggctatgggaagtcagggtggttggattaagtgaatagtacgaacgacgcctaagggatcgtttgtatagttgtaaactagtcgttttcaataatgcgtgtttataacatttcacaatccataattaatccaatgtcacctggaattatcgaatacacacgtcacaacggtataataaaatacaaaatgcgtaattcaaagtattaggaaaacatcgggttttcctagggttttcaattcatacacctacaagatgcatacccagtttaacaattttctttacatttatagaaacaaacaagcatacttacggatcttcacactttttacacgatactcttttcagaaaatatcggattttctggtggatttcaaaacaatacaaaacattatatttcaaacattacttatgaactcaccaacatttcatatgttgacgtttttcaaaatacttgtattctcaggtaacaggtaaatcgaagggaaaaatgtactcagtgatgtcttgttgtttgtttaattagtatcgaacaatctactttttttttgggaatgtaatgttatgaaacaatgtactaatgtaaacactaccagttgtactatttcaatgcatggtgatgaatgatgttatgtttcatgtatattcactgtgatggtattcaattgagtcacaacagccctcggacgtttccgccgtctggttcgggggtgtgacaggttggtatcagtgctctgtttatagtgaactagcatatctagccacacattgatatgcaactataaacgaaaagagggactaacacaactctgaacaaaacaagtaaaacataacaataaaacacccttgcctGTATTAGGAACGTGAacctaacaccgaaccaaacaagatattgctagtatctcggttaatccaggactgttcttagttgtatcaaggagcggatgtagcctgatcaactacattccctccaaggtacaaccatcacatgtcttgaagaaatcgtgatagctagggaacctaaaaacatatccCTTAATCTCCAAGAAGGGAACCTCAACTAAATCTATGCAATAGACGTAGAgttataggagtaattggtatgctatttgtttatAGTATTCATAGCCCTTCGTGCGATACGCTACAGACGAGTATCATTAGCAAGGAAACCCTACCTCCCTAGTCAAGGAATAGTCGAGTGGCTTGTCTCAGAGGAAGAACCACAGGAGGAACACGAAGAAGAACTCGCAGGTGAACCCGCCGAGTCAATAAGTGGACCTCGAAGGGGAAGAGCCAGAgggcaatgatgatgatgactcagatgtagaatccaatgacatcaatcctccatgtaaagCCAGAGTACTGACACATCGTGTGGGCCTCGGTGGCCCCATGCCCCCTCGGGCACACGATATCTGGAGATAGAGTCACCAGTAGGGAATACGACCACACTACAGTAGGAACTGAGGTCTCTTTAGTCTTAGTCACAGAAGACCAGCTGACCGGGCCCTCCCAATCGTGGTCCGGAGCACCTGAGGTAGGGATAgccaagctcaggacacccctAATCGAAGAAAACAAATGTGACTTGCTATTGAGAAAGATGAGAGGCAAACATAggaagtgaatggagactctcgagcgagacagttagtttggAAGTACGACTACAAGATACCGAACAACAAGTAGCTCGTCTtcgaggtgcatccacttcatcaacaccaccaccagacacttcACGCCACAATTAGGATCAGCCTTTTCTTTTCCCCCTCTACTATCCGACATGAatctctttcgtgtactaagatggtacttaccACTGGAACAATTATGTGCTATCtttatttcatattactacaTAGACTCAATTATATGCTGAAGCGAACCCTCAAAAccactagatacttaaggatctcgaaaccaaAACAACCTATATACTCTAAGGATAGACGTGGCGATCGTGCCAAATCTGTGATTATGTACTACCACAAATACATCGTAGGGATGTAATGGAAGCAGtgagaattatacaacaagatgcaaaatttatagagtacaaccagcaatgacgatcattacttacAATCTGGATTATCAACGTGCGGcaggaaaatgccatcccgcaagaataacaagcaCGCTCGGAAGACACTgctcctgcagatggactctgctacatttgAAGCTGCTGTAATGGCGGTagtaaccgctgctatggcacATATCAATGCAAACAACCCCAATGGAGGCGGGAATAGCATTGACGACTCCAGCCAAAGGAAcgaacatggaaaccaacaagtgacaacctatcaaggaactccaaaccccaggcttaagagcaggaagctgagctctggaagtaagagaaagggacaacccactcaagggttctcaaggaagcaacatgttgttgctgttcatgcgaccatgacccctattacaccaacaaccaggagaccatatgctggaagccttccaaaatgcaaccagttcaaattccatcataatggagcctgccgggagatgcattgtaacaaatgcaaccgaaagaatcacaccgccaaattctgtagaacttatccatgccagaatcgtcagccaaatgaaaatgaaaacaatcgcaacaaccctaacaacaacaccaatgatgagaccattcacacctgctatgggtgtggaggaaTTGGTCACTTCAGGCGCAGCTTCCCCAAGGATAGCAATCAaggagcagaaggatcagaaTTGATCCTGACCTTGGGTTAAGGCAAAGCAGATCAAGACCCGGCAGTTGTTACTGGTAtgttcccacttaacaactctttcgcttacctcttattcaatagTGAAGTTGAGCAAAGCTTCGTTAGTAACAAACTCGAgtacttactaaaacaacaatcCTAGAGGCTAAACTAAACCTTAACGGTGGAGATTACTAATTGGAAAACCGAATCAACCAAAGATATTTATGTAGGGAacaccttaacactaaacaatCATTCATTTCAATAGACTTGATGCCAGTAAATATTCGGAGTTTTGAcgtgataatcggcatggatgggttaagcccccaccatgttgATGCTATGTGTTGCAAGAAGgtcgtttgccttcaccttcctaatcacgaaactctaataatccatggtgataaacctggcgccAATCCTCTTCTTATCTCgagcatcaaggcacagaagtgcctaCACCAGAGGAACTACGTTTTCCTCActcatgttgtggacaagaccaaagaagaggtAGGCATACAAGGTATTCTAGTAGCATGTGATTtttcggatgtgtttcccgaagaactttcgggaatacccctgagagacaggtcgaatttcgaatcgacctcataccgagaaccacatcaattgccaattcaacctataggttgactcccgcCGAAAATTTACAAGTTACCCAGTCAATTGAGTAGAATTGTTGCGCAAAGGATTCAtcggaccaagcttctcaccctacaGAGCTCCgatcttgttcttcaagaagacggATCCTTTAGAATGTGCACCGATTTCAGGAAATtgaataagctcactatcaaaaatcgatacccactccctcggactgacgatctatttggccagctccaaggagctagttacttctctaaaatagatctaagaaccggttatcatcaacttctaatacaagaagacgacattccaaaaactaccttccgaactcgtctcgaccatttcaaattcattgtgataccCTTCGATCTAATGAATGTTCCCACGGTATTCATGGATCCTACGAACCGAGTTCTCCCAACGATTCCTAgtcatatttttcattttttttcatcaATAACATACTCATCTGCTCGCGAAGCAAGAACAAAACACTGTCAACACTTACGACCAGCCTTGAAAGCATCGAAGCCGGAGAATATCGCCGAGGAAGCACTGCAAGGATGGACAAAACTCTCGAAGTCGAAAGACGAAGCTTATTGTTATAAGAGTTGAGTAGGGCGTTATCTGGGTGAACGTTGATAGGTTAAcacaatctgcccatttcctgctagTACAGAAATCAAACAAGACGAAAAGGTTAGCTGGGATCTATATCcaggagatcgtgagactccatgaaatatcgatatctactatctcggatcgagataacGGGATTACTTCAAGACTTTGACAGTCACTTCAGAAGGCTATGGGGACATAGCTAGACATGAGTGTTGTTTACCACCCACAAACCAATAGTCAAAGCGAATGAACCAATCAACCACTCAAATTCATGCTACAAGTCTGGGTGTTAGAATTCAGCAAGTCGTGGGATACCCGGTTGCCCTTGGTTgaattctcatagaataacaaCTATCGCACGAGCATCAAGATTGCTCCTTTCGAAActctttatagtcataaatgcagatcactcgccagtactcccatgagaccagaaaccatttgcgaaacaacagagaaaataatccaaatcaaagcttgacttcaagcatcgcgagaccgataGAAGAGCTATTCTGACAAGCGGCGTAAGCCATTAGCATGTCAAGTCGGGGATCGCTCGTTATTAAAGGAATCTccctggaaaggaatgattcgctttaggaaaCGAGAAAACTAAACCCTCGATACATCGGactgttcgagattcttgctcggaTTAGTCCAAAGACTTATAGGCTGCAACTACTTGTAGAGCTCAGCAGCGTACACCCTGTGATCAACATCTCAAATCCGAAAAAGGTGCCTATCAGGCaaaactcttatcattcctttataagggatcgaaataaacaagaatctcctgttcgtcgaagaaccagttaATGTATTGGATAAGGAAGTAAAGCGTacaaaacaaagccgcattccgattgtgaaggatCAATGGAACGCAAAACGTAGATTGGAATTCACAAGTGAACCTAAAGATTAGAttaagcagaagtaccctcacctatccTATCATTCATGAACCTAcctttcgaaagaatttcgggacgaaattccctctaacggggggatgatgtcacaactagcatttttgctaggaaattctactctcatgcaatcattcacctagtgtaataacttgcactctaagtgaatactatactatattctcatccaaatatatctcatatgtgcaaataagggttggaaaccctagaaatcccgaatcaagttcattatggactaggattctcttattgggtctAATGAACCATAAAATCTCCAACTTCACCATCTTGGGCCTAGAAAccctaaatgggctctaattggacccaccttcatgaaacataacattttgagccataatgggcctaaaataAATTTGTTTGCCTTTAATGGGCCTATTAAGCCATAACAACTgaaattagccctaatgggctaTTACCCATTCTTTTAAGCCATATTGGGTCATAAACCACCTTAAGAGCTCCATGAGCCGAAAAGAAATTTTTGGGCCTTATGATTTCAAGGAAAGACCAAGATTGGGCCCAAAGTAATTTTTTTTACCTCTCTAGCCCAATTCTCGGccatagataaataaataaaaaaatggagAAAGAATGGATAAATGAAGATTAAACATGCATATGACAACTCATGTTTAACCACCATATAACTATGGTAGCATCTCATGTTTCAAGACTAGGTATTACCTCACAAATAACAAGATTATGATCTCTCTCTCCCTTCTCTCCATACTCTCGGCCAAACCCTCTCACCACCtccatttttctttcaaaaactctctcaaacactctcaaaaacctcttccttcttccatcaaaaatctcgagtttggTGTGTAGTTTCAAGGGGATCTTGACGTAGatcatcatctttggtaagtttttcattTAGATCTATGATTTTACTTCTTGATCTAcccaaaaatctcctcttacaCCATACTTTCGTGAATCATACTCTTATAGTACCATAGAGCTCGAAAATCATCTCCATAACACATCTAGGGCCGAGATCTCTCcacttcttcatcaaaaccgaaatccaaacccaaggtgagcttcataccccctaattttcggtttttataagtttttttgggggagaatacaagaaaatgtgtagatctatgagtgtaCATATGCTTTGTGTggtttctatgtttatttacatgttcttatgtgattatggtgttggatctagtcaaaaaggaactcaaaaccgagatctacattatgttgaatgaaataagtataaatcatattatttcatacaaatcaactctagaaaaataaccaagttggttaatatgaactcctttgggctaaaatcccatttttggactttaaatgttaaaaatataaagttaaagggcccaaaatgtcaaaatacaaattctgatggttgaggtgagttaaaacagtttaaaaaatatattttctggaaaattactcttttgaaggactaaaatggaaatttttaaacctaatgggccaaaaatgcacttttcggcccaacaaggcccaaattgcgagattttcaaactAGAGGGGCTTaatctgtatttttctgtaaaacagaggactactagtgctccaagtccatttcaagggttaaaaatacttttcatattcaaaagggactaaagatgcaaaaattttctattttgggccaaaaatgtaaaaattgcgaaaattgaggtttcagccgagaaaacttcatcttgagggactaaaactgtttttcaaataaacttgagctgaaaaataccctttcaataagttttgatgctaaagtgtcaagaaaaatggttaaaGGACTAAAACGGAagttcttttatacaaagggccaaaattgaaaatttatccaaaagaaaggggctgcaaaagaaaaattctagtgattttaaacaataaatctgtTAGGATGGAATACTAATACCACGACTATCGAtgaaatataatacaccttcaacacccaaaatcgttatcaaacgaactgattcagtctcgaatcaataacgaatccgaaCTTAATAACACGAcgctacttcaatacacacgcggaaatttcgggaagtcaatacacacgtgggaatacaccagacgtcgatacaccatctttgggcccgaaagtttcaaatcgtgcttgtagGGCCTAGCTAGCctaatgacatgatct
This window encodes:
- the LOC111918622 gene encoding delta(12) fatty acid desaturase FAD2, producing MVTGGQMSKTSKGSKNYDEGPLQRAPYKKPPFTIGDLKKAIPPHCFNRSILRSFSYLLYDLTISFILYYLASRYIHLLPRNLSCLAWPVYWFFQSSVVGGVWVIAHECGHHAFSNYQWVDDTVGFLLHSALLVPYFSWKYSHRRHHSNTASLEREEVFVPKLKSNLPSLVVYLNNPPGRVLYILFIHTLGWPLYLMFNYGGRNYDRFACHFYPNSPIYSKSERAQIIVSDVGIVIVTYFLYNLVMTKGLTIVLCTYGVPLLIVNISLICVTFLHHTHSSLPHYDSTEWDWLRGALATVDRDYGILNITGHNITNTHVIHHLFPKIPHYHAMEATKAIKPILKDYYRFDDTPILKALYREAKECVYVKSDDNEKAKGVFWFDNKF